The Kitasatospora setae KM-6054 genome contains a region encoding:
- a CDS encoding TolB family protein, translating into MTAPADVDPASGSAPAPEPEPAGPGGPASVRRKLLVLLVAVLLLAGVGTAAVRYAAHRSDRRDQEQAGGPPVRAGTVTLDAAGGRRLLLRNLAWGPHRDEIAAVPATDPDGPRTASGVKCLRFHAAAGTAVCLQAEHGALDDTYHASVLDASLHEVRRFPAPGIPTRARVSPSGHLVGWTVFVSGDSYAGTNFSTRTAIVDTRGWQFYDNLENFQLVEDGHPVRASDVNVWGVTFADDDSFYATVATGGRTHLVRGDLATRTLTTLHQNVECPSLSPDGTRVAYKKRVDGADPAAPWRLYVLDLATMTETATAEQRNIDDQALWSDDRTLLYSMPGDYGSDLWTVPADGTGTPAVLARSAVAPAYAGG; encoded by the coding sequence ATGACCGCTCCCGCCGACGTCGACCCCGCATCCGGCTCCGCCCCCGCCCCCGAGCCCGAACCGGCCGGGCCGGGCGGCCCCGCGTCCGTCCGGCGCAAGCTGCTGGTGCTGCTGGTCGCCGTGCTGCTGCTGGCCGGCGTCGGCACCGCCGCCGTCCGGTACGCCGCGCACCGCTCCGACCGCCGCGACCAGGAGCAGGCCGGCGGGCCGCCGGTGCGCGCGGGCACGGTCACGCTGGACGCGGCGGGCGGCCGCCGGCTGCTGCTGCGCAACCTCGCCTGGGGCCCGCACCGCGACGAGATCGCCGCCGTGCCCGCCACCGACCCGGACGGCCCGCGCACCGCCTCCGGCGTCAAGTGCCTGCGCTTCCACGCCGCCGCCGGCACCGCCGTCTGCCTGCAGGCCGAACACGGCGCCCTGGACGACACCTACCACGCCTCGGTGCTGGACGCCTCGCTGCACGAGGTCAGGCGCTTCCCCGCCCCGGGCATCCCGACCCGGGCCCGGGTCTCCCCGTCCGGGCACCTGGTCGGCTGGACGGTGTTCGTCAGCGGCGACTCGTACGCGGGTACGAACTTCTCCACCCGCACCGCGATCGTCGACACCCGCGGCTGGCAGTTCTACGACAACCTGGAGAACTTCCAACTGGTCGAGGACGGGCACCCGGTGCGGGCGTCCGACGTCAACGTCTGGGGCGTCACCTTCGCCGACGACGACTCCTTCTACGCGACGGTCGCCACCGGCGGCCGGACCCACCTGGTCCGCGGCGACCTGGCCACCCGCACCCTCACCACCCTGCACCAGAACGTCGAGTGCCCCTCGCTCTCCCCGGACGGCACCCGGGTCGCCTACAAGAAGCGGGTGGACGGCGCCGACCCGGCCGCGCCCTGGCGGCTGTACGTGCTGGACCTCGCCACCATGACCGAGACCGCGACCGCCGAGCAGCGGAACATCGACGACCAGGCACTGTGGTCCGACGACCGCACCCTGCTCTACTCGATGCCCGGCGACTACGGCTCCGACCTGTGGACCGTCCCCGCCGACGGCACCGGCACCCCCGCCGTGCTGGCCCGCTCCGCCGTCGCCCCCGCCTACGCGGGCGGCTAG
- a CDS encoding GNAT family N-acetyltransferase, with translation MTVLIETVTAPTAEVLAAYARLLPQLSSSAKPLDEAALARVLASDATTLLVARLDGAIVGTLALVVVPLPTGGRAHIEDVVVDAAARGHGVGARLVDRALELATAAGARTVDLTSRPSREAANRLYERAGFVRRESTVLRYTPAPQGG, from the coding sequence ATGACCGTACTGATCGAGACCGTCACCGCGCCGACCGCCGAGGTGCTCGCCGCCTACGCCCGGCTGCTGCCCCAACTCTCCTCCTCAGCCAAGCCGTTGGACGAGGCGGCGCTGGCCCGGGTGCTGGCCTCCGACGCGACGACGCTGCTCGTGGCCCGGCTGGACGGCGCGATCGTCGGCACCCTCGCCCTGGTGGTGGTCCCGCTGCCGACCGGCGGCCGTGCGCACATCGAGGACGTGGTGGTGGACGCGGCCGCCCGGGGCCACGGTGTCGGCGCGCGACTCGTCGACCGCGCACTGGAGTTGGCGACCGCCGCCGGGGCCCGCACGGTCGACCTGACCTCGCGCCCGTCCCGGGAGGCCGCGAACCGGCTCTACGAGCGGGCCGGGTTCGTCCGCCGGGAGTCCACCGTCCTGCGCTACACGCCCGCGCCGCAGGGCGGCTGA
- a CDS encoding GbsR/MarR family transcriptional regulator — MGEAGSGADGVDEADGAGGAGEAGGAGRRDPAVVAEFVERFAAVLVDAGFPRMPARVFTALLTSDSGRLTSAELGELLRVSPAAVSGAVRYLVPVGLVGREREPGSRRDRYRVHDHVWYELTAGRDRTLARWEAGLTEGVEALGPDTPAGRRLAESLEFFAFLRAELPLLLERWRERRR; from the coding sequence GTGGGCGAGGCTGGCAGCGGGGCGGACGGCGTGGACGAGGCGGACGGCGCGGGCGGAGCGGGCGAGGCGGGCGGGGCCGGGCGGCGGGATCCGGCGGTGGTGGCCGAGTTCGTGGAGCGGTTCGCCGCCGTGCTGGTGGACGCCGGGTTCCCGCGGATGCCGGCCCGGGTGTTCACCGCCCTGCTGACCTCCGACTCCGGCCGGCTGACCTCCGCCGAGCTGGGCGAACTGCTGCGGGTCTCCCCCGCCGCGGTGTCCGGCGCGGTCCGCTACCTGGTGCCCGTCGGCCTGGTCGGCCGGGAGCGCGAACCCGGCTCGCGCCGCGACCGCTACCGCGTGCACGACCACGTCTGGTACGAGCTCACCGCCGGCCGGGACCGCACCCTGGCCCGCTGGGAGGCCGGCCTGACCGAGGGCGTCGAGGCGCTCGGGCCGGACACTCCGGCCGGGCGGCGGCTCGCCGAGTCGCTGGAGTTCTTCGCCTTCCTGCGGGCGGAACTGCCGCTGCTGCTGGAGCGCTGGCGCGAGCGCCGCCGCTGA
- a CDS encoding ABC transporter ATP-binding protein: MTTAISVSGLVKTFGRTRALDGLDLTVEQGEVHGFLGPNGSGKSTTIRVLLGLLRADSGSAVLLGGDPWRDAVPLHRRLAYVPGDVTLWRNLSGGEAIDLLGRLRGGLDPARRAALLERFELDPAKKGRTYSKGNRQKVALVAAFASDVDLLILDEPTSGLDPLMEEVFRDCVAEARDRGATVLLSSHILSEVEALCDRVSIIRAGRTVETGTLADLRHLTRTSVDAELTGPPPRPDYAHDLAVDGHRLRCQVDTDRLGDLLAELTAVGVRTLTSRPPTLEELFLRHYESDGGSADTPAAAAR, translated from the coding sequence ATGACGACCGCCATCTCGGTGTCCGGCCTGGTGAAGACCTTCGGCCGCACCCGCGCCTTGGACGGCTTGGACCTCACGGTCGAACAGGGCGAGGTCCACGGGTTCCTGGGGCCCAACGGCTCCGGCAAGTCCACCACCATCCGCGTCCTGCTCGGCCTGCTGCGCGCCGACTCCGGCAGCGCCGTCCTGCTCGGCGGCGACCCCTGGCGGGACGCGGTGCCGCTGCACCGCCGACTCGCCTACGTCCCCGGCGACGTGACGCTGTGGCGCAACCTCTCCGGCGGGGAGGCGATCGACCTGCTCGGACGCCTGCGCGGCGGACTCGACCCGGCCCGCCGGGCGGCCCTGCTGGAACGCTTCGAACTCGACCCCGCCAAGAAGGGCCGCACCTACTCCAAGGGCAACCGGCAGAAGGTCGCCCTGGTCGCCGCGTTCGCCTCCGACGTCGACCTGCTGATCCTGGACGAGCCGACCTCCGGCCTCGACCCGCTGATGGAGGAGGTCTTCCGGGACTGCGTCGCCGAGGCCCGCGACCGGGGCGCCACCGTGCTGCTCTCCAGCCACATCCTGTCCGAGGTCGAGGCGCTCTGCGACCGGGTCTCGATCATCCGGGCCGGCCGCACCGTGGAGACCGGCACCCTCGCCGACCTGCGCCACCTCACCCGCACCTCGGTCGACGCCGAGCTCACCGGGCCCCCGCCCCGCCCCGACTACGCCCACGACCTGGCCGTCGACGGCCACCGGCTGCGCTGCCAGGTCGACACCGACCGGCTCGGCGACCTGCTCGCCGAACTGACCGCCGTCGGCGTGCGCACCCTGACCAGCCGCCCGCCCACCCTGGAGGAGCTCTTCCTCCGCCACTACGAGAGCGACGGCGGCAGCGCGGACACCCCGGCGGCGGCCGCCCGATGA
- a CDS encoding ABC transporter permease → MTSTPVAPAAPAPAPDPAAPARSRGHDLAGTGVLYRLALRRDRIALPVWVYIGTGMVASTAFSFRELYGDEAARRTFTAGIDGNGSLRALYGPVFDGSTIGGLTAWRMGVFGAVLAALMSTLLVVRHTRAEEEDGRLELVGAGAVGRRAPLTAALAAALTANAALAALVAAALIGAGQAAAGALAFALGLGATGLFFAALAAVTAQLAETARAANGLAGAAIGTAFVLRAVGDSGSGAGWVGWLSPLGWAEQVRAFGGDRWWVLLLPLAGAALLTALARALVARRDLGAGLLPQRPGPAAAAPALASAAALARRLQRGPLLGWTLAFAAAGAVFGGVAKGVVDLIGDNRQMADVLARLGGQRGVLDAYLSSIATMLGMTAAVYAVQAVLRMRAEEVSGRAEPVLAGAVSRLRWAAGHLLFPLLGTALPLAAAGLTAGLAEGLALGGGAGGGGTGGGAGGAVGRMLGATLVQLPAVWLTAAVALAAYGLLPRRAAAGWAGFGLFVLVSWLGPILRLPQAVLDLSPFSHLPHLPGGGLTAAPLFWITALTALTATAGLAALRRRDLG, encoded by the coding sequence ATGACCAGCACCCCGGTCGCCCCGGCCGCCCCCGCCCCCGCCCCGGACCCGGCCGCCCCCGCCCGCTCCCGCGGCCACGACCTGGCCGGCACCGGCGTCCTCTACCGCCTCGCGCTGCGCCGCGACCGGATCGCCCTCCCGGTGTGGGTGTACATCGGCACCGGCATGGTCGCCTCCACCGCCTTCTCCTTCCGCGAGCTGTACGGCGACGAGGCCGCCCGGCGGACCTTCACGGCCGGCATCGACGGCAACGGCTCGCTGCGCGCCCTGTACGGCCCGGTCTTCGACGGCAGCACCATCGGCGGGCTGACCGCGTGGCGGATGGGCGTGTTCGGGGCGGTGCTGGCCGCCCTGATGTCGACCCTGCTGGTCGTCCGGCACACCCGCGCCGAGGAGGAGGACGGCCGGCTCGAACTGGTCGGCGCGGGCGCCGTCGGCCGCCGCGCCCCGCTGACCGCCGCCCTCGCCGCCGCGCTCACCGCGAACGCGGCGCTGGCCGCGCTGGTCGCCGCCGCCCTGATCGGCGCCGGCCAGGCCGCCGCCGGCGCGCTCGCCTTCGCCCTCGGACTCGGCGCCACCGGCCTGTTCTTCGCCGCGCTGGCCGCCGTCACCGCGCAGCTCGCCGAGACCGCCCGGGCCGCCAACGGCCTGGCCGGCGCGGCGATCGGCACCGCCTTCGTGCTGCGCGCCGTCGGCGACTCCGGCAGCGGCGCCGGCTGGGTCGGCTGGCTCTCCCCGCTCGGCTGGGCCGAGCAGGTCCGCGCGTTCGGCGGCGACCGCTGGTGGGTGCTGCTGCTCCCGCTGGCCGGAGCCGCCCTGCTCACCGCGCTCGCCCGCGCCCTGGTCGCCCGCCGCGACCTGGGCGCCGGACTGCTCCCGCAGCGCCCCGGCCCGGCCGCCGCCGCCCCCGCGCTGGCGAGCGCCGCCGCGCTGGCCCGCCGCCTGCAGCGCGGCCCGCTGCTCGGCTGGACGCTGGCCTTCGCGGCCGCCGGCGCGGTCTTCGGCGGCGTCGCCAAGGGCGTCGTCGACCTGATCGGCGACAACCGGCAGATGGCCGACGTGCTGGCCCGGCTCGGCGGGCAGCGGGGCGTGCTGGACGCCTACCTCTCCAGCATCGCCACCATGCTCGGCATGACCGCCGCCGTGTACGCCGTCCAGGCCGTGCTGCGGATGCGCGCCGAGGAGGTCTCCGGCCGGGCCGAACCCGTGCTGGCGGGCGCGGTCTCCCGGCTCCGCTGGGCCGCCGGGCACCTGCTCTTCCCGCTGCTCGGCACCGCCCTGCCGCTGGCCGCCGCCGGCCTCACCGCCGGGCTCGCCGAAGGACTGGCCCTCGGCGGCGGCGCGGGCGGCGGCGGTACCGGCGGCGGCGCGGGCGGCGCGGTCGGCCGGATGCTCGGCGCGACGCTCGTCCAGCTCCCCGCGGTCTGGCTGACCGCGGCCGTCGCCCTCGCCGCGTACGGCCTGCTGCCGCGCCGGGCGGCGGCCGGGTGGGCCGGCTTCGGCCTGTTCGTGCTGGTCTCCTGGCTCGGCCCGATCCTGCGACTGCCGCAGGCCGTGCTCGACCTCTCCCCGTTCAGCCACCTCCCGCACCTGCCCGGCGGCGGGCTCACCGCCGCCCCGCTGTTCTGGATCACCGCCCTGACCGCCCTGACCGCCACCGCCGGACTGGCCGCCCTGCGCCGCCGCGACCTCGGCTGA